ACTGGGACATAGTTTGTGTGAGATCTGGCTTGGCTAGGTTCCGGACTTTGTGAAAGATGTTGTTGTTGGCGATTTGTCCAACCATATAATGTAATGGAACATACTGTGTTCCTTTTTAAAATCCATCTGAATTAGGGGAGCTATGTTGTAATTGTATCTTGTGAGGTAAGTGCATATGAGGATTTTGTATTTGTGGTTGTGCCTGAACAGACTAAAGAACATAGATGTGTGCTCCCGCAGGTTGCCGAAGGCCATGACGAGAAAACCTAATAAATCAATCCCGCCTAGCATGGACACACCTTTCTTCCAGCACGACTTTTGCATGTCCAATAGCCACTTCAGCTCAAAAGTCTCGTCCCCTTCCAAGCTGGGATGTGGAAGACGGCCTCCACGTTAGCCTCTATTCCCGCACCAATGATCTCCTTCACCCCATCGGTGTTCACGTGCACTCCAACCAATTGATGGCCACCTCTTTTGCTCCTCAGTATCTTTATCTCCTCAATCGGCCATTGTCACGACTGCTTCCCACCGCCGTCCAGCCACACCTAGCTTGGAATAGTCTACATGGGCACATCATAGGCAATTATATAAGTACATACCTTTTACAGTATATCAAAGTAACTAGAGCCAAACATGTGCAACTGAACAAGAATCCAAATGGGTGAGGATTTGACACTAGGTATATACAGAAACAAACGGAAATAAAATGAATATACACCAAGCTTGGGATAATGAAAATGAATATACACAACATGCGTGATGCGGtccacatcctcctcctctcctAGGGAGTCAATCCTAAAAGGAGTGGAATCATCGGGTGACAACATATTTACGAGGTCGTCGGTAACACCAAATAATTCAATAATGAAAAAAATGTGTTAGGAAGGAAATATAACCTATGTATCAAACAACAAAGCATAATTTAACCTAGAAGGCTCTTTTATTGGGCATGTGGGTTGACTTTTGGTCTGCCGAGTCTCCCTTCAACAAGTCTTCTCTCTCAAGTGGTGGCATGGACACTCCTTCACTGGTACTTCGGTTGTTGGTGATGGTCGTTGTTGTACTTCCCCTCCTGCTTTACTAGTGTCTCGCAAGAGGAGAAGTACAACAGCGACCCCCTACTACAAACAGTCAGGATCCTTCCTCCAAGAACATCGATCTATCTCAAAGGGAGTCCATTGGAATGAAATTAAACCCTAAACCTAGAAGGCTCGTCTTCAAAGACTCGAGACCATTTCACCATAACCATAATCGTTTCCACACTACTACACAATTAAACGACTACATTGTTCAACAATACAAAGACAAAAATGTGCAATACATAGATCATCACTATTACATAGAACAACATTACATAAATTAACAATACTACGATAGACTGGCACTACTATGGACTGACTACTCTAATAGATCAAAATACACCATAAGGCCTAAGGAGCTTGATGGTTTCTGGGTCCGCTTCAAGCTCGTCCTTGGAGATGAGGTCGATCACCTCTGGAGGTCCGACGGAGGGGCCTTCCTCAACATTATTGCGGGTAGCTAGCTGCACGACCTCCGCATCATCATCGACAAAGTAACCCTCCCCATCGAGCTCATCAAAGGTCTTGTCAACCCGCGTGGAATTAGGGCATCCATCTCAGCGTCCTCTTTCATCCTCTGCTCCTTCTGCTTATTGGCCCAGAATTCAAGCTCCGCCGCCATGAGGTGCGGATTGGCCTTGACGTACTTAGCCATGGCGACCTCATCCATCCTTGACATATCGTGCGCCTTCTCCTTTTTATGGGAATACATCCGGTAAGTAGAGGCAAGGAACCCCGCATGCTTGGCATCTTCAGGGAAGTTGAGGTTAGTCGGGCCCCGACCATACATGCAAGTCACCACATCGTACGCGCAGTTCGGGGGTATACAACGTGTCGAGCCACAGCCGATCAATCGCAGGTGATCTTAGCGGCATAGCGGTGCGACTCCTGGAGTCAAACGCCACAAAACCTGCTCATTGAAGGGATCATGGCGCCATCCTCCTGCACGAATCCCTGCGACAACATTCCCTGTGTCAAACATGATTTTGCAACATTTAACAATAAATGATGAATGCCCAACCCTGTCACTTCCTCTCTTTAGTAGAAGGCTCGCTTATTCAACATGTGGGTTGACTTTTAGTCGTCAATGCTCCCTTTAATAACTCCTATCTCTCAAATGATGGTTAATATGGTAGGGCATTCCCTGCCAGGTACTTCAACCTATCTATGATGGTCATTACTCCCGTCCCTTCCCCCGTTATCAAGGTCTCACAGAAAGGGACGAGGAGCAACGCCCCCCTACGACAACAACCGGTATCATTCCTCTCACAACATCCCTCATCTCTCTTTGTTATTTGTACCATCGATGATGGtcgtccttctccttctcccctacTTTACCAAGGGCTCAGAGCGGGAGAACGAGAAGGACCGACCCCCTACGACAACGGTCGGTATCCTTCCTCTGAGAATATCTCTTACAAAGGGAGCACCTTCGGACTGAAATTACACACAAATATCGAATATCAATGCTGACGTATGTGTGGCCCCTAAACCCCTAACCTAGAAGACAACTCGACACCATTTCACCCTAGTCCTAACCTAAACCCCAAACACGTTCAAGCTAGAGATCATTACTAAGCAGAACCATTTACCGATATAACAGCAGTAGCATATGAACTCTACACAGGAACGTATCAACATGAGCAGAAAACTATGAACTTGTATAAATTGCAAACAATCTCTCATCTCACCGCCCTCCAACACCTCCCCCACCCGAACCATGCCCTCTCGTTCTCCTCCTTTCTCTCAAACGGCAACCACCACTCCCAACTGTCTCAATTCTTCCATGATCTATTTGTGCCTCACTCCCAACCCTATAGTTTTTCAATATTTTTTTATCACAAACTATATCAATCATCTATCATAAAACAAATGTTAAGATTGTTGAACTATATCAACCCTATATATAGCTGGATCCACGCATATGTTGCgataaagggtttccccccgctttatatataaagcagatGACCGATACATCTAGTTTGCTGGGCCATTACACAGcaaagcccaaaagaaaaaaacaagaagaaaaaagaagataaATAAATGCCGACATCGGCAGATCAATGGAGAAAGGAAGCCCGACAACCGCTGCACCCTCTGAAGAAGTACCACCACGCTCCAAGCATCCCGAAGCGGCGTGCActaagcaacaccttcaagaagggatgAGACGGCGTCGCCGTTGTTGCCCGAACaagttctagggtttcccccagtacACGGGGGATAGTGGGGAATTACACCCGACGCCCCTCAGGAGGGGCCGATGGCGCCTGcaggcgtcaccgcgtcggtgccggaCAAGCCGACATGGATTTTTCCCgatccacgaccaccaccacccctGGCATTTCGACATGCATCACCCCAACATCCGCCCACCAGCGTGTGCCCCCACGATTACCGGTCAACCCTCGCCGCCTCATTGGAGCTGCCAACACGAGACCTGGAGATGGAAAGGGAACAACGGCCACGGGAGCGACCACAACGCCACCGGaaggaggggacaacctccaccgccTCAACGGGGCCGACCGGACACGGCCAGAAGGACTTGCTTGGCACCGAATGCCCGGCCGAGTCCACTTGGGCCCGGACAGTCCTGTCACCACGCTGCAGCGCGCCGATCGACGAAGCCCACACCGCCCGAGAACGCCGCCCCCACGCCACCACCAGGGAACAACGCCGCCGAACGCCGAGCCACCGGTCCGCCCAACCTGGATGAGGCCCAAAATGGCCCAGACCTGGGCTGGGCGGGCGCCGCCAGGCccagcgccaccgcgccgccccacgGCCAACGGCCGCACCGCCGTGTCGAGCACCACCACGGCCCGCGACATCACCACCGACGGGCAGCACCGAAGGCGGCCGAGGCGCACCgccgccggccatcaccgcccgAGAATGGGAAGGCCGCGTGCGGGGAGAGGCATCCCACTGCCGCCAGCACCACGCGGCCGGGGACCGGCGGCGCACGCTGACGGCGGCGGGAGGAAGGAGGGACGAGGGGGAGAGCTGGAGGGGCGCGAGGGAATGGCCCCCGGCTGCCTTGCTCGGGGAGGCAACGCGGGGGTACGGGGAATGGAGGGGGgtgggggaggagaaggggaacgCGAGGGGGAAGGGGCTGgcggctccggccgccgccgcggtggAACCCTAGGAGCGGGGAGCGGGGTCGGGGTCGGGAACGGGCTGGATCCACACATATGCATATACCAAAGTtatatattaaataaagaaaaaacacTATAGATATGCGAGCTTGATCGGTGCAGAGGGCAGCAACGGTAGCAGTGACGAGCTTGATCGGGTGCAAAATTTGAAGACGAAGGGGTCGGGCGCATGGGTGGCCACGATCCATAACTCAAACGTGAGACTGAGTGTCGCGCTAGTCGTTAAACGCGCCGACGACGGCCATGTGGCAAGAAACGTAGCCGAGAGCCCTATGTAAAGCGGGTACTTTTAAATTTGATGCCAAGATTTTTGAGTAAGCCAAGGTGTTTTTCTACGGCCTCTACGTAAGCCGAGTTCACTTTTGTTACTGTGTGTGCTTTGATCGGTGCTCGACTTACACCATTTCGAGAATACGTGTTTTTACACTTGGCTAACATGCAGACGCACGGCAACGTGTGATTTTTTTTTAGTGATATCTACCTTTGTTTTATTAGATACAGACGCAGGCTCATGCATATACATTCACTTCTACAAAAAGAAAAGTACTTAACAACTGTATCTCATGAACTTTCTGTTGGATAATCCAAACATGTGTTGCAAGGATTAGGTAAGTTTGAGTTAGTTTCCTAGTCCAACTGTAGGGGTGGGAATACTACTCCAGGTAGAGTTGCACTTAGACGTGTCATAGTAGTATACGTATGAGTCAGATTAGGTCTAAGTTGGGATCAGCGTTGCCGATTGATTAATTTATAGGCAAGTTTGACTGGACCGGAAAAGAGCTGTCCGGTTGGACTTGGAATGTCACTGGAATTGCATGGACTCTGTGTCTGCAGTTGTATTGTATAGGACATCTTTGTTTCTTGAAGACTCCGTGCATCAGACTCGAACAGATCTGCCTCCTACCCCGTCTTCTCCCCTCTGACCCTTCTTCCTTGGCCGCCATGGACGATTTGCCGCACTGCACCTGCGAGAAGACCCAGTGCCTCCAGCGGTAAGTAAGCCACTGGCGACGCCGCCGACGTGCTCTTACGGTCCTCCTCACCGAAACCGCATTCACATGCATGCAGCTACTGCCATTGCTTCGAGGCCTCGGTGTACTGCGACGAGGGGTGCTCCTGCCAGGGCTGCCGCAACACAGAGGACAACTCCGACGAGGTGGATGAGCGCGCAGAGTGCATCATGAAGAAGAAGCCCGACGCCTTCAAGCCCAAGATCATCGCCGGCGATGGGCCTGGgctgcaacagcagcagcagcgagcAGCAGGGGTGCACGTCAAGGGGTGCAACTGCCGCAATTCTGAATGCAAGAAGCTCTACTGCGAGTGCTTCAAGGTACGTACATACTCACGTCTCCTctgcttttatttggttttgcctTGCATGACTTCAtgtgctgccggtgctcgatctcaTGCTCGATTTGCGGCTGTCTTGAATCAAAGCACGGCGTCGGGTGCAGCGACAAGTGCCAGTGCACAGGGTGCGCCAACACCTTCGGAGTGAAAGGCGGTGAGTGCATCGATCGCCACACATATATTCTCTTCTACTTTCATTTATTTTATTTAAGAGATAAGTATATTTTTCGCCCTCGAACTCTTCCTAGAGTTTAGAAATCGTCCCTCAACTCTAAACCGGAGAGTTTTGGTCCCTCAACTATCAAAACCGAATAGTTTTCGTCCCTCGTGCCGCTTCGGGCGGTTTTAGtcccgggtgaacagtaaaatcaaaaaaaatagcaacaaaaatCAAAAAACTCTGGAATTTTACAGCATCGAAGATACTTTGGTGTGCAAGACACGTGCAAAATTTTGTGGTGTTTTGATATTCGAGCAACTCGTGGCAAACAAAAAACTATAAATATGTACGTCAGTGAACAATAATTCAATATAGCAAAAAAATTCAAAGCAGTATGAATTTTTTTGGcataaaagaggcttgggtgccCAACGTGCGTGCAAATTTTCATGATGTTTGGGTATTGTACGAACTCGTgacaaaaaaaacaaaatttggctcagatttatttttttgaaaaagtgcgctattttattttattttttgctagaGCTCCTCGTATGTCATTTGATCATGAAATTTTGTATGCATCTTGCATACCTGAGCATCTTTGATGCCAAAATGtttcatttttttattattgtttttgctattttttttaaatttacTGTTCACTTACGTACATATTTACAGTTTTTTGTTTGCCACGAGCTGCTTGAATGTCGAAACACCACGAAATTTTGCACGGGTCTTGCGCACCAGATTATCTTCGATGCtgtaaaatttcagatttttttgattttctttttgcTATTTTTCCAATTTTATTGTTCACCGATTTACTGTTCATCTCAGACTAAAACCGCCCGAGGCGGCACGAGGGACGAAAACTATCCGGTTTTGATAGTTGAGGGACGAAAACTGTCCGGTTTAGAGTTGAGGGACGATTTCTAAACTCTTGGAAGAGTtcgaggacgaaaaatatacttatccctttaTTTATAGCATTTATACATTTATGCTCAGTCGTGTTCTTGCATGATCAATTGCCAGCGGCTCAACAAGCACATAGTGATAGTCCTGAAGGAACATCTGGCGGCTCCGGTGAAACACTTGTCCGTTCTAATGGATCGTCCGCAATCATCAACGACGACATGGCTTCTCAGTTGACAGAAACAAGCATCATGGACGATATCCACATCCCCAGCGAATTGAGTCACATGGATGTTGATCTTGGTCCACCAACTCAAGCCCTGGGGTGAGTTATATTTTCAACATCCTTGTCAAATGCCATCTACTCCTGCGCTACTGCTATGCCGAGCGGAGTGaaatttcaaaagaaaaaaaaatcgaaTTGGTAAGTTATGGCAATAATATGAAGAGGAGGAGCAATGAAGATGGGCTATTATTACCAACAAAAATCCAAATTGATGCCAAATTATGATCCAGTTTACCAGACTTTGCCGCGACAAACTTTTATGAACGTCCCCTTTCTTAAAAGAACAGTTTGTCGTGATAGTCTTCTTTGTGATGTGTTTACACCTGCTCCACGGTCTTCATTGGAACAACATGCAAGTGACAGTTTACGGTAAATAGGATGTGTTAGCATTCTAATCATGTGTTCCTTTGTGTAGTGACGGCGGCCTCGAGGACATCATCTTCTATTCAGACTTTCAGCACAATATTGATCGCCAAGCACATCAGGGGTTGGCGCAGCAGGCCGATGCATCGCTGAGCAATGACGCAAACTCCCTACTAGAGCAGGGCCCTTCAAAAACTGACACTTGTGATCTTCTCCACCATGGTAGCCAGATCAACAAACTCGGTGGAATTCGATCTTGATGAAGCTGATGATCAACTTAAAACCATACTCCACTTGAGTATTGTGATGCTGATACATACAGCTCGCCTAGTTTGAGATTTGCTCAGTGTAGTTTATTATCTTCCAAATAGCCGCAAATAATTTCCCTGAGAATTTTATGAATCCGTAATTGGTACATATATGGTTATTATCTTCCAAATCTTTTCCCTGAGAATTTTATGAATCTCTCTGGTGTGTTTCGATGATGATATGACGTGACGTGAAAAGTCTACACTGGACTGATATAGAAGTAGAACACAACCATATATTAAAAGCTACCGTCATGAATTACTGGTGTGGTCAATCAAAACAAACAATATAACTGGGGTACAACTCTTACTAGTACTATATAAGTGTAACATGAAATTCAGTAGTGACGACTTATATATCAACACATGCCGGTCGTGGTCTCTTCATATGATTAACCTATATATATGAAGAGGTCCCCCGCGTCGCCCCTGGGCGGCTCGGGGGAACCCCAATCGTCGGCCGGCGGCGCCCCCCTTCGCCACCCCTTCTCCCCCTCGCCGCTGCCGGAGGATGCGGCTGGGCTAAGCCCGCGccgtggacggcggcggcggggcgttccCCGCGCGAAGGCGCGCATCTCTGGTGGAGGGAGGACGCTCCCTCGTCTTGCTCGGCGGCCCGGCGTTGCGGCGCTCCGGTGGCCAGGACCGTGGATCTGGAGGGTGGCTCCTCCGGTGGTCCCCTGGCTGCTCGCGGGATGGCGCCTCCAGCTCCCTGCGGTCTGAGGCGGCGACTCTGCTTCGCTTCTCAGATCCGGCCATGGATGGGTTGGGGTGGCGGCCCTCCCACCTCTGCTTACCTCCAAGTTTGCTGGCCGGGAGTTGTGCGCCTCTTGTGGCTGCCCTGCGGAGGAGGGTTGCTGGGTCTGGCAGGCGGCCAGATCTGGCTCACCGCCGGTGCTGCTGGCCGGCTTCGACGGCAGCAAGGTGTggtggcggcatggagggcctggtggttgggTCGGCGTCATGTGTGGTTTGCCCTCCGGAcagatctgatctggccggtgcGACCTCGATGTGCGGCGGCTCAGATCGATGGCGACCCGTGCACACGATGCTTGATGGAGGTTCCTTcagcggatccgggtgaaaacctagttCTCGGCGTTGCCAAGACCGGCGTTGGCGGCACTCTGttgtgtcattaccttcttgaaggcctCGTCGTGGAGAAGCTCCAGACCTCTATCTGCTACCACCGgcggaaaccctagatcagtagatcagatgacggcggcgcgttggtgtcgtttcctccttgggggcgtcattcttggaggcgtacacgggttcgagggaccagtgggcggcttttttggtggagcggtgcttcatcctgcacattgatgacggcggatctcggcggcgtggtgcagtggagactcggcgcccgatgtgCGGTGCTGGACACGCACAGGAGGGggttgctgtctggcgtcatggtggcgtcgatggctgagtggcctgacaaggtagtagcctcaatatctgctctgaagacggaccagtggaagatggcggcgacgacacatgtgagtgcgtcagaccagttcatgccccagacccggtatgtggctcggctggggctgcgcttttgatgataggcttagATGAGTGGActgggtatttggcccagctaGCGCCCCTTcgtcatatggataggagtagtggcatatgttgccaagatggcggattcaggcatattgttgtaatactttgtaaggtcctcgagaataatcaataaagtggccgcatgcatctcccagatgcagaggccggggtcatcctccttttctaaaaaaaaacctaTATATATCAACCTTCTCCTCTATAGTGTCAATACTTTTCTCTCATGTCATGTGTCAGCCACCAAGGCACAAGCTTCTCCACTTAGCCGCAAGAGCGATCAAGCCCGAGCCTTGCCCTGAGCCACTTGGAGACATCGTCCATTTCCTCAGGGGTGGTGTGATGGCCCAGTCTGCACAAATGACATGATGTCAGTACTACTAAATTTCAGAAGAAAAATACGAAGTGGGAAAATTGTGCATGTCCATCTGTAGTACCCGTTGTAGGCTTTGAAATTCAGGTAAGAAAAGCCCGAGTTCCGCAGAAACTCGGCTGACCTCTCACCGTTCCTGTACGTGACTGCCTCGTCCCCTGCAGGAACACAAAGAAGGAAATTAAGCATTTTTAGTAGTAGTAAATTTCACAATTCAGAAGAGATTAATTCAGCACATGGACTGCAAAACAGTAGGCAATGCTAACCTCTTCCATGGCCAAGCATTATCGGCAAGGCAGCAGCCCTCCTGAAAGCAGTCTGTGAGCTCTCAATCTTGGTCCTCAGGGTCCTAAACAATATTCGAATATGAGCTTAACAGATACTACCAATATACTGTATCAATAACATGACTGTTTTTTCGTCAAAAATATCAGTGTCAGACCTGGAGCAGGGAAGCCAGCCGCTCAACCCAATGATAGCGCTGAGGGTAGGGTACGCAACACCGTTTGAGAACCTTCCATGAGCATAACATGCGGCAGAGTGGAACGCAGTGGCGGCTCCCATGCTGACCGCCTATCCCAAGCCTCACTGGAGATCGTGCGCTATTAGCATTAGTACATAATTTTTATTCGCTAAATGAATGTGGTACATGTAGAAAAAAATCAGATTACCATCAGAGGGCTCGGACGATAGCAAGTTTGCTATGTGTGCGGCGGATGCGTCCAGCCCTTGGACGTCGTCGGGGCCGTCAACCGAAGTCTCCTCCACGTCGATCGAACCCTGTTTCATTTCAGTATGCAATGCAGTGCAAAGATGGTCATTTCTGTCCCAGAAACAGCCTATAAAAACTGGGGGAAAAGCAAAGCTGCAGCCAGCCAAGCCATATCCCATATGTAATTAATTAGGCTGAGAGGCTTACATGCAGTACATGGGAATCCACCGAAGGCCGGTACGGGCCGCGTTGGCGCAGTAGGGCAAATCCATTTGACCTGCACGGAGATGCACGAGGCTGTTAAGCTTAAAAACACTAGTTATTCTGAAGAGGATAACTGAGCTTGAGGGTTCAGATAAgcttcattaattaattaattaatccgaAGATAACAAGAATTAGCTATACATATACTATTGATGTGCTcaggggaagaggaggaattaGGAATAGGATTAATTGTACATGGGTGTTCAACTTACATTATCCAACGGGAGATTGCCCAGGATCTGGGACCAACTGCACAAGACGAAGCCGTGGAAAAGGAACAAATTAGGTCTccataaattaattaattaaaaatgAATGAGATAAAAAGTATCGCAGCTAGTCATCAACTTGTGTAGACATATATAAAGTTTTAGTTCACTTCCTCTTGCAAAACATGCACTTGCATATATTCAACTGACTGAATGACGCGTGTGTACAAGTACTCCGTCAGAAAAGAAAAGCGGTGGGGAATAAGAGACAAGTGAGAAGTGAGGAAGGAACAATCAGTGTGTACTGGTTCTGGTTGTGGCATATGACAAAATGGGTCGACCCTATGCCATGCATACGTGCCTTCACACTTCCGTGGTGTCGTGTGTCTAACTAGCTAGTACAGTAGGTCGCATGCATTCACACAAGAAGTGGCTCAAGCCTGTGCTTGTATCTCTAGTATCTAGCTAGCATATGTTCCTACTGAGGACTGGAGCTAGTGGTTGATTTGCAGCTGAGCTTGGAAGATCACATGTCACTCGTGCCTCTCGGAAGAAAATCAATTCAAAACcaagacaaaaacaaacaaaacagAGAAGTGCAGTGCAACAtggagtatgtatgtatgtatgtatccgGTAAGTATAGGAAGGAACCTGTTTCCGTTGTCGCCTATGCCGTGGAGCCACACAATGGTGGCCAGGTGCCTCCCCTTGGGCCTCACCACATAGGTCCGGCCGTACTCTCGACGGACACCGCGACCGCGGGCGCCTGCAAACCATCAACAAGGTCGGTCGGTCGGTCCATCTTACTGAAAGCCGAGTCGCCGTGGAAGAAGCACAGCAAGACAAGTGACATGCAGTACGTACCGGAGGAGCTCATGGTGGTCacgtacgcacgcacgcacgcacggagCCGGTCTGCTGGTGGTGAGAGGGAGGAGTAGGGAGAGAAAATCCGGGAGAGCGAGAGCGCGCGCTAGTTCTTGCCCGGATGCTAACTGAAGGAGGCATGCAGAGGTACTAGAAGCTCATGTGCGCCTTGCCGCGCCGCATTTCTGTCTTATCGCTGTAAAAATGATTAATTTTGAAGCATTTAGTTCACTTAGGATGGAATAAAGCAATGCAAGATTAGAATGACCAGCCCAGCCCAGTCCAAATCCAGCTAATTTTATCTGATAAACTGGTCATAGCAACAACAGAGGAAGAACAGAACAGACAACAAGGTGCAAGATAGTGAGCTCATTGATTAGACTGAAGAAAATTAAGAAAACAATGCAGGCCACAAAGTAGTACAAACCCCTGTTTGAGATAGACAGATGAGTTATATCGGAATTCAAAAGCCATCCTACTCACTCCACTATCTTGGAAGCCGGCTCACAAGTCACAACGCATACACACACATCAGGCACCATTGCCATGTACCATGCGTGGTTATATTTCAATAGCAGCATTATTAGCTAGCAGTATAAGAGCACGCAACCACAGGAGGCCATATTAACTAATGGCGATGGTGATGCTGATGCTGGCTTCTGGACCTCCGAGTCACATCTCTGTAGTCGCAAGAAGCAACACTTAATAATACAAAACAAACAGTGGAAGATAGTCCATCAAGTTGGATCATATTACTCAGAGCAGGGAAGGGTATTCTAGCACTGGTATGTGAGTCACCCCGGAACAATTTCATTGTCGAGGGCTTTAAAGTTGAGGTTGCGCACACAGCAGAAACCCTCGCCCACCTCGTGGCTCTCAGTCCACACCAGCCACTCGTGCTAGTAGACCGGGTTATACA
This region of Triticum aestivum cultivar Chinese Spring chromosome 2D, IWGSC CS RefSeq v2.1, whole genome shotgun sequence genomic DNA includes:
- the LOC123050654 gene encoding protein tesmin/TSO1-like CXC 2 encodes the protein MDDLPHCTCEKTQCLQRYCHCFEASVYCDEGCSCQGCRNTEDNSDEVDERAECIMKKKPDAFKPKIIAGDGPGLQQQQQRAAGVHVKGCNCRNSECKKLYCECFKHGVGCSDKCQCTGCANTFGVKGAAQQAHSDSPEGTSGGSGETLVRSNGSSAIINDDMASQLTETSIMDDIHIPSELSHMDVDLGPPTQALGDGGLEDIIFYSDFQHNIDRQAHQGLAQQADASLSNDANSLLEQGPSKTDTCDLLHHGSQINKLGGIRS